The proteins below come from a single Micromonospora citrea genomic window:
- a CDS encoding glycoside hydrolase domain-containing protein, which yields MKSTLSPAGLRRATRRTLAGAAATVLGAGLALTAVPGPALAAVGPQPGTYTGLGFDACTAPTGAQMQAWREHSPYRAVVIYFGGVSRGCAQPALTAEWVAAQTAAGWHLVPMYVGLQAPCLATSRPRIDPAQAAAQGRAEADDAVARAVELGLPRESVLFYDMEDYDGGDATCTSAVLTFMSAWTARLHDQGYLSGFYSSMARGVADQVAAYDTPGYVRPDYLDFARWDDVATVSDPGIPAGYWAPKRRIKQHVGPHDETWGGVTINIDGDYLDVAPLPATRFGDFTGNGWSDLGYRDPATGQVHVYGGNGTTLSGRITLGAGWNGMDVIIRAGNFDRAGGEDVIAREKATGYLWLYPGTGLGISGRIKLGAGWNSVREITPIGDYDRDGYQDLLAVQSSTGALYLYPGTGGGAFPTRVLLGSGWNSVDELNAGGDFNNDGYPDVVAREKSTGYLFLYPGRAGAPNTRTQIGSGWNTMRDLVQLGDFDRDGRPDMVAVQKSSGYVYQYRWLGAGWASPIRLGTGFGAMTPLL from the coding sequence GTGAAATCCACACTCTCGCCGGCCGGGCTGCGCCGGGCCACCCGTCGGACCCTGGCCGGCGCCGCCGCCACCGTCCTCGGCGCCGGCCTCGCGCTGACGGCCGTGCCCGGTCCCGCCCTCGCCGCCGTCGGGCCGCAGCCCGGCACCTACACCGGCCTCGGCTTCGACGCCTGCACCGCGCCGACCGGCGCACAGATGCAGGCGTGGCGCGAGCACTCGCCGTACCGGGCCGTCGTCATCTACTTCGGCGGCGTCAGCCGCGGCTGCGCCCAGCCCGCCCTCACCGCCGAGTGGGTGGCCGCCCAGACGGCGGCGGGCTGGCACCTCGTCCCGATGTACGTCGGCCTCCAGGCTCCCTGCCTGGCCACCAGCCGGCCGCGCATCGATCCGGCGCAGGCGGCGGCGCAGGGCCGCGCCGAGGCCGACGACGCCGTGGCGCGCGCGGTGGAGCTCGGCCTGCCCCGGGAGAGCGTCCTCTTCTACGACATGGAGGACTACGACGGCGGCGACGCGACCTGCACCAGCGCGGTCCTCACGTTCATGAGCGCGTGGACCGCCCGGCTGCACGACCAGGGCTACCTCTCCGGCTTCTACAGCAGCATGGCCCGCGGCGTCGCCGACCAGGTCGCCGCCTACGACACCCCCGGCTACGTGCGGCCGGACTACCTCGACTTCGCCCGCTGGGACGACGTGGCGACCGTCTCCGACCCGGGCATCCCCGCCGGCTACTGGGCACCGAAGCGGCGGATCAAGCAGCACGTGGGCCCGCACGACGAGACGTGGGGCGGGGTCACCATCAACATCGACGGCGACTACCTCGACGTCGCCCCGCTGCCGGCCACCCGGTTCGGCGACTTCACCGGCAACGGCTGGTCGGATCTCGGCTACCGCGACCCGGCGACCGGCCAGGTGCACGTCTACGGCGGCAACGGCACCACGCTGAGCGGCCGGATCACGCTGGGCGCCGGCTGGAACGGCATGGACGTGATCATCCGGGCCGGCAACTTCGACCGGGCCGGCGGCGAGGACGTCATCGCCCGCGAGAAGGCGACCGGCTACCTGTGGCTCTACCCGGGCACGGGGTTGGGGATCAGCGGCCGGATCAAGCTGGGCGCGGGCTGGAACAGCGTCCGGGAGATCACCCCGATCGGCGACTACGACCGCGACGGCTACCAGGACCTGCTGGCGGTGCAGAGCTCCACCGGCGCGCTCTACCTCTACCCGGGCACGGGTGGCGGCGCGTTCCCCACCCGCGTGCTGCTCGGCTCCGGCTGGAACTCCGTGGACGAGCTGAACGCCGGCGGCGACTTCAACAACGACGGCTACCCCGACGTGGTCGCGCGGGAGAAGAGCACCGGCTACCTCTTCCTCTACCCGGGCCGGGCCGGCGCGCCCAACACCCGCACCCAGATCGGGTCCGGCTGGAACACGATGCGCGACCTCGTCCAGCTCGGCGACTTCGACCGGGACGGCCGGCCGGACATGGTCGCCGTGCAGAAGTCGAGCGGCTACGTCTACCAGTACCGCTGGCTCGGCGCCGGCTGGGCGTCGCCGATCCGGCTCGGCACCGGATTCGGCGCGATGACGCCGCTGCTCTGA